One genomic window of Mucilaginibacter sp. SJ includes the following:
- the rsmG gene encoding 16S rRNA (guanine(527)-N(7))-methyltransferase RsmG → MTSEIILQYFPDLSAEQREQFEKLPALYEHWNSQINVISRKDIDLLFERHVLHSLGIAKVMAFLPGENVLDVGTGGGFPGIPLAILFPETQFHLVDSIGKKIKVVTEVAAALGLRNVKASHLRAEQIADKFDFVVSRAVTQLKDFYPWVKGKFNKRSNNKLPNGILYLKGGDLEQEIKESGLKVIQYHLKDYFKEEFFETKQVIYVKG, encoded by the coding sequence ATGACATCTGAAATAATTCTACAATATTTTCCTGATTTAAGTGCCGAACAGCGTGAGCAATTTGAAAAATTGCCAGCTTTATATGAACACTGGAACAGCCAGATCAATGTAATTTCGCGCAAAGATATTGATCTTTTGTTTGAACGTCACGTGCTCCACTCGCTTGGGATTGCTAAAGTAATGGCTTTTTTACCGGGTGAAAATGTGCTTGATGTGGGTACCGGTGGGGGCTTTCCTGGTATTCCCCTGGCCATTTTATTCCCCGAAACACAATTTCATTTAGTTGATTCTATAGGCAAAAAAATCAAGGTTGTTACTGAGGTAGCTGCAGCCTTAGGCCTCAGAAATGTGAAAGCATCACACCTTCGGGCAGAGCAAATTGCGGATAAATTTGACTTTGTAGTATCACGCGCTGTTACCCAGTTAAAGGATTTTTATCCATGGGTAAAAGGCAAATTCAACAAGCGATCGAATAACAAATTACCCAACGGTATCCTGTATTTAAAGGGCGGCGATTTGGAGCAGGAGATCAAAGAATCGGGCTTAAAAGTTATCCAATATCATCTGAAAGATTACTTTAAAGAGGAGTTTTTCGAAACAAAACAGGTGATATACGTGAAGGGATAA
- the ltrA gene encoding group II intron reverse transcriptase/maturase translates to MDVNVKRTVPIEFKWVVDAYGKVRQGGKASGIDGESWEAFEANVQDNLYVIWNRLSSGSYHPQAVRKVEIPKKDGSLRKLGIPTLRDRIAQQVVKTYMENRIDVIFHKDSYGYRPMKSAHQAVKTIMSNCYKYDWVIDLDISNFFDEIDHELMLRAVGHVLEERWVSLYVKRWLEMPVQAKAGEVHAKGGKGTPQGGVISPLLSNLYLHFTLDKWLEKAYPEVRFVRYADDVVIHCRSKEEASEVLRAIKERLGVVRLSIKESKTKITYCRDYRRKQAETAVSFDFLGFSFRPERMQSKHGGYFTGFGMDMSSSSQKQVNESIRTERSLSNSTLEAGAIADRLNAKLRGWINYYGIAGNRGGLYRVMMGLNNRLIKWVKKKYKLSLRKAILKLGMIRQGNPTLFYHWQKGF, encoded by the coding sequence ATGGATGTAAATGTAAAGAGAACAGTACCGATTGAGTTTAAATGGGTGGTAGATGCCTACGGCAAAGTAAGACAAGGCGGTAAAGCCTCAGGAATAGACGGAGAAAGCTGGGAAGCCTTCGAAGCGAACGTACAGGATAACTTGTATGTGATCTGGAACCGCCTGTCCTCAGGTAGCTACCATCCGCAGGCCGTACGCAAGGTAGAAATCCCCAAGAAGGATGGAAGCCTGCGAAAGTTAGGCATTCCTACGTTGCGGGACCGAATCGCGCAGCAGGTAGTAAAGACGTACATGGAGAATCGGATAGATGTGATCTTTCACAAGGATTCGTATGGGTATCGCCCTATGAAAAGCGCCCATCAGGCAGTGAAGACAATTATGTCGAACTGTTATAAATACGATTGGGTGATTGACCTGGACATCAGTAACTTCTTCGATGAGATCGATCATGAACTGATGCTGCGTGCAGTAGGTCATGTCCTGGAAGAGAGATGGGTAAGTCTGTACGTAAAGCGTTGGCTGGAAATGCCGGTTCAAGCCAAAGCAGGGGAGGTTCATGCCAAAGGAGGAAAAGGAACGCCGCAGGGCGGGGTGATCAGTCCTTTATTGTCCAACCTTTACCTGCACTTCACGTTGGACAAATGGTTGGAGAAGGCTTATCCTGAAGTGCGGTTTGTACGCTACGCAGATGATGTGGTGATCCATTGCAGGAGCAAGGAAGAAGCATCGGAAGTGTTAAGGGCAATAAAAGAGCGATTAGGAGTTGTGCGCTTATCGATAAAAGAAAGCAAAACGAAGATAACGTATTGCCGGGATTACCGCCGGAAACAGGCGGAAACGGCAGTAAGCTTCGACTTTCTTGGTTTCAGCTTCAGGCCAGAGCGAATGCAAAGCAAACATGGCGGCTATTTTACGGGTTTCGGTATGGACATGAGTTCATCAAGCCAAAAGCAAGTCAACGAATCGATCAGGACCGAGCGCTCTCTAAGCAATAGTACACTTGAGGCCGGAGCGATAGCAGATCGTTTAAACGCAAAGCTACGTGGCTGGATCAATTACTATGGGATAGCAGGTAACCGTGGAGGTCTTTACCGGGTAATGATGGGGCTAAACAACCGTCTTATCAAATGGGTAAAGAAGAAGTACAAACTTAGCCTACGCAAAGCTATTCTTAAACTTGGTATGATAAGACAGGGAAATCCTACCCTGTTCTATCATTGGCAAAAAGGTTTCTAA
- a CDS encoding M56 family metallopeptidase has protein sequence MNWLYYLLEANLYLCVFYAGYCLFLHKETHYTLNRIYLLLSCVVSFVLPVVQIGWLKPVETATKTIVIIPQTAYQTTVQKLTVQPTLTFNDILVYAYILGTIVLTTVLFIRLYQLVKLTKATKTLVDGKYKLINIEGSTTAFSFFNYLFIGTKTQANNIIIRHELVHIRQKHSVDIVFLELIKIINWFNPLVYLLQISLKTIHEYIADEQTAAQESDAFSYSSFLVSNAYGLNGSPLAHSFFNYNLLKKRIIMLNQKRSGKLARLKYLVAVPISAGLLCASTLVFSKSYGIIDLMPGHRIANQKPTNAQTSPADTIKADPIRIKKADVTAKGFKYEETGYLVNKKTDFRVIITEKNGEQKEYFKSKATLEELATLKTKYGYTFPKMLIYPKLPPPPPAPPANSKKPKVIDVKLPPPPPPSNPEKIKKAPKVIEVAPVTPKVPAPAIAERVPPPPPPADPFQTLYMYVAKHTRYPSKARENHISGKVMLNFNIINGKISEVALAEGIDQDIDNEILRVVNNFDGNLGIKSGHYNLPISMALVADNDNYYPPVPSKQYDQAIASTKASTTLREVIVVGYPAKENK, from the coding sequence ATGAACTGGCTATATTATTTGCTTGAAGCAAACTTGTACCTATGCGTATTTTATGCAGGGTACTGCCTGTTTTTACATAAGGAAACACACTACACTTTAAACCGTATATACCTGTTATTGAGCTGTGTGGTTTCATTTGTATTACCCGTTGTACAAATTGGCTGGCTAAAACCGGTTGAAACTGCAACAAAAACAATCGTTATCATTCCGCAAACGGCTTACCAAACCACTGTGCAAAAGCTTACCGTGCAGCCAACGTTAACCTTTAACGATATTTTGGTTTACGCCTATATACTTGGTACAATAGTACTTACCACAGTACTCTTTATCAGGCTTTATCAATTGGTCAAACTAACAAAGGCCACCAAAACTCTGGTTGATGGTAAGTATAAACTCATCAATATAGAGGGATCAACCACCGCCTTTTCCTTCTTTAACTACCTTTTTATTGGCACAAAAACCCAGGCTAATAATATCATTATCAGGCACGAGCTGGTTCACATTCGTCAAAAACACTCGGTTGATATTGTTTTTCTGGAGTTGATCAAGATTATCAATTGGTTTAATCCGCTGGTTTATTTATTACAAATCAGCCTGAAAACCATACATGAATATATAGCCGACGAGCAAACCGCCGCGCAGGAAAGTGATGCCTTTAGCTATTCGTCGTTTTTGGTAAGCAATGCTTATGGGTTAAACGGCTCGCCCCTGGCGCATTCATTTTTCAATTATAACTTATTAAAAAAGAGGATAATTATGTTAAACCAAAAACGTTCGGGGAAATTAGCCAGGCTAAAATACCTCGTGGCCGTACCCATATCTGCCGGCCTGCTTTGCGCATCAACCTTAGTATTCAGTAAAAGCTATGGGATCATCGACCTGATGCCCGGCCATCGAATTGCTAATCAAAAGCCGACAAATGCGCAAACAAGCCCTGCAGATACAATCAAAGCAGATCCAATCCGTATAAAAAAAGCAGATGTTACTGCCAAAGGTTTTAAATACGAAGAAACCGGTTACCTTGTTAATAAAAAAACCGATTTCAGGGTAATCATTACCGAAAAGAACGGGGAGCAAAAAGAATATTTTAAAAGCAAAGCTACTCTGGAAGAACTGGCTACACTGAAAACTAAATACGGCTATACATTTCCTAAAATGTTAATTTACCCAAAACTTCCGCCACCGCCGCCTGCTCCGCCCGCAAACAGCAAAAAGCCTAAGGTTATTGATGTAAAGCTGCCACCTCCGCCACCGCCTTCAAATCCGGAAAAGATAAAGAAAGCACCTAAAGTGATAGAAGTGGCACCTGTTACCCCGAAGGTTCCCGCACCAGCCATTGCAGAACGCGTCCCGCCACCACCTCCGCCTGCAGATCCATTTCAAACCCTATATATGTACGTTGCTAAACACACACGCTATCCGTCAAAAGCACGTGAAAACCACATTTCGGGAAAAGTGATGTTAAATTTTAATATTATTAATGGTAAAATAAGTGAAGTGGCCCTTGCCGAAGGCATTGATCAGGATATAGATAATGAAATATTAAGGGTTGTAAATAATTTCGACGGTAATCTCGGCATAAAATCAGGCCATTATAATTTACCCATATCTATGGCTTTAGTTGCTGACAATGATAACTATTACCCCCCTGTACCTTCAAAGCAATATGATCAGGCAATAGCTTCTACAAAAGCTTCAACTACCCTTCGCGAAGTTATTGTGGTAGGCTACCCCGCAAAAGAAAACAAATAA
- a CDS encoding BlaI/MecI/CopY family transcriptional regulator, translated as MHIKELTKAEEQVMQILWQLKKAIVKDIIEEMPEPKPAYNTVSTVVRVLEGKGFIDHKAYGNSHVYFPLISDAEYKKFTFDKMMKNYFSNSYQSLVSFIVDEKNISVKELDELTSLIDKLKSKQQ; from the coding sequence ATGCATATCAAAGAACTAACCAAAGCCGAAGAGCAGGTAATGCAGATCCTTTGGCAACTGAAAAAAGCCATTGTTAAAGATATTATTGAAGAAATGCCTGAGCCTAAACCCGCTTATAACACGGTGTCGACTGTGGTAAGGGTATTGGAGGGCAAAGGCTTTATCGACCATAAGGCCTATGGTAACTCGCATGTTTACTTTCCGCTCATCAGCGATGCGGAGTACAAAAAATTCACATTTGATAAGATGATGAAAAACTATTTCAGCAATTCATATCAAAGTTTGGTATCCTTTATTGTGGATGAAAAGAACATCAGCGTAAAAGAACTGGACGAGCTAACATCATTAATTGATAAACTTAAAAGCAAACAACAATGA
- the dprA gene encoding DNA-processing protein DprA yields the protein MSLLHKVALSFVKNLGPVAAKSLIAYLGSVEDVFNASSEKMTRIPGIGEKRAVKWDFDDALKQAEKELKFVEDHNIDVIFYTDARYPKRLKNCHDSPVLLYAKGKMDLNPPHIISIVGTRNATDYGRQLCRQLVEELQQYNVLIVSGLAHGIDVAAHKECVKLNLPTIGVLGHGLDRLYPAQNRATADKMLDNGGLLSEYPSGTNPDRENFPQRNRIVAGIADATVVIEASIKGGALITAEIANSYNRDVFAFPGRLGDEFSEGCNFLIRNNKASLLTCTADLAFSLGWEKNDANKPVEQFMLPFDLSADERLIMEILQQNKTPLAIDNLTLRANMPMSQLAMNLLNMEMQGYISSLPGKMYRIN from the coding sequence ATGTCATTACTCCATAAAGTAGCTTTATCTTTTGTTAAAAACCTCGGGCCGGTAGCGGCTAAGTCACTGATCGCATATCTTGGCAGCGTGGAAGATGTGTTTAACGCATCGTCCGAAAAAATGACCAGGATTCCGGGAATAGGTGAGAAGCGCGCTGTAAAATGGGATTTTGACGATGCTTTGAAGCAGGCCGAAAAGGAATTGAAGTTTGTAGAAGATCATAATATCGACGTTATTTTTTACACCGATGCCCGTTATCCTAAACGCTTGAAAAACTGCCACGATTCGCCGGTGTTGCTTTACGCGAAAGGGAAGATGGATCTTAACCCGCCACACATCATTAGTATAGTGGGCACCCGTAACGCTACTGATTATGGCAGGCAATTATGCCGACAGTTGGTTGAGGAGTTACAGCAATATAATGTATTAATAGTAAGTGGTTTGGCACATGGTATTGATGTAGCTGCACATAAAGAATGTGTAAAGCTAAATCTGCCAACCATCGGTGTACTTGGTCATGGGCTCGACAGGCTCTATCCTGCTCAAAACCGGGCCACTGCCGATAAAATGCTCGACAATGGCGGTTTACTATCCGAATATCCTTCAGGCACTAATCCCGACAGGGAAAACTTTCCGCAGCGAAACCGTATAGTTGCCGGTATTGCCGATGCAACCGTAGTAATTGAAGCCAGTATCAAAGGAGGGGCACTTATCACGGCCGAAATTGCCAACTCCTATAACCGGGATGTTTTTGCTTTTCCGGGCAGATTGGGTGATGAATTTTCTGAAGGATGTAACTTTCTGATCCGCAATAATAAAGCAAGTTTGCTCACCTGTACCGCCGATCTGGCTTTTAGTCTTGGCTGGGAAAAGAACGACGCCAATAAACCTGTAGAGCAATTTATGTTGCCTTTTGATCTGTCGGCAGATGAACGGCTGATTATGGAGATATTGCAGCAGAATAAAACGCCGCTTGCCATAGACAATCTTACTTTAAGGGCGAACATGCCTATGAGCCAACTGGCCATGAACCTGCTTAATATGGAAATGCAAGGGTATATCAGCTCGCTGCCGGGGAAAATGTACCGGATTAATTAG
- a CDS encoding SixA phosphatase family protein, with translation MKKLLLIRHAKATHESGYVDFDRPLKQSGMQDAVLMATLLKGQLQIPQIIITSPALRTKTTAEIFANQFKLPAPGEDKRIYEASENTWVKVINGLPDEYDYIGVVGHNPGISQILYYLTSQLKEMPTCAVAIITFENDTWQSISEEDGKLVHFDSPKG, from the coding sequence ATGAAAAAGTTATTATTAATACGCCACGCAAAAGCTACCCATGAAAGCGGTTATGTTGATTTTGACCGGCCTTTAAAACAATCAGGCATGCAGGATGCGGTTTTAATGGCTACCCTCTTAAAAGGACAATTACAAATACCTCAAATTATAATAACCAGTCCGGCACTGCGTACCAAAACTACTGCCGAAATTTTTGCCAACCAGTTTAAATTACCGGCTCCGGGAGAAGACAAAAGAATTTACGAAGCCAGCGAAAACACCTGGGTTAAAGTGATTAATGGCCTGCCCGATGAATATGATTATATAGGCGTAGTTGGGCATAACCCTGGCATTAGCCAAATACTATATTACCTCACCAGCCAGTTAAAAGAGATGCCTACATGTGCTGTAGCTATCATTACTTTTGAAAACGATACATGGCAATCCATCAGCGAAGAGGATGGGAAACTGGTACATTTTGATTCACCGAAAGGATAG
- a CDS encoding porin family protein, translated as MKKTLLSLCLLMASFAAFAQLPTVGFKGGVNFATLHATVDGVSGSGNSGSLTTFNVGAFVDFKFGNVSLQPALNFTGKGGSSSVSFDDEASSGGKVKLYYLQVPVNVVYHVPAVVGDFYFGAGPYLGMGVSGKAKDNSGNSEDIKFGSGQDEIKRTDAGLNAIVGFKFKTGFLINANYDWGLTNITNVDGIKLTNRVFGISVGYAF; from the coding sequence ATGAAAAAAACCTTACTAAGCTTGTGCCTTTTAATGGCATCTTTCGCTGCATTTGCTCAATTACCAACCGTTGGTTTTAAAGGAGGCGTAAACTTCGCAACGTTACATGCTACAGTTGATGGTGTTAGCGGCTCGGGTAATTCGGGCAGCTTAACCACATTCAATGTAGGCGCCTTTGTCGATTTTAAATTTGGCAATGTATCATTACAACCAGCCTTAAACTTTACCGGTAAAGGCGGATCATCAAGTGTTTCTTTTGATGACGAAGCAAGCTCTGGCGGCAAAGTAAAACTCTATTACCTGCAAGTTCCGGTAAATGTTGTGTACCACGTGCCTGCGGTAGTCGGTGACTTTTACTTTGGTGCCGGCCCTTACCTTGGTATGGGTGTTTCCGGCAAAGCAAAAGATAACAGCGGCAATTCTGAAGATATTAAATTTGGCAGCGGCCAGGACGAAATCAAAAGAACCGACGCGGGTTTAAATGCTATTGTTGGTTTTAAATTCAAAACCGGTTTCCTGATCAATGCTAATTATGATTGGGGCCTAACCAACATCACCAACGTTGATGGTATTAAACTTACAAACCGTGTTTTCGGCATTTCAGTTGGTTATGCGTTTTAA
- a CDS encoding glycosyltransferase family 9 protein — translation MKILVIRFSSMGDIIYTTPVVRCLKKQVPDAEVHFLTKPAFKYIYDNNQYVDKLLLLKPSLTDTINDIKAEKYDQIIDLHNNLRTSIIKLRTGIKASTYKKRPILKWLSLKLKRNLVGKEHLVDRYLKAVKFLGVVNDDKPIDYYIKAQHDITKLLPVSHQHGYVAFVIGATHFTKRMPNYKIISICRQLNLPVLLLGGNDVKANGDEIATAVGTSVYNVCGITSLDESVFLVSRAKNVIGFDTGLTHIAEAFNVPIASVWGGTTPDLLGVWPYKVKETLIAGIELSCRPCSKFGLEKCPLGHFKCMNDMPEADIVNFSNHQ, via the coding sequence ATGAAGATATTGGTGATCCGCTTTAGTTCAATGGGTGATATAATTTATACCACGCCCGTTGTGCGCTGCCTCAAAAAGCAGGTCCCTGATGCCGAAGTTCATTTTTTAACCAAACCAGCTTTCAAATACATTTACGATAATAACCAGTATGTTGATAAGTTGCTGCTATTAAAACCCTCGTTAACAGATACCATTAACGACATTAAGGCCGAAAAGTATGATCAGATCATTGATCTGCATAATAATCTTCGCACGAGCATCATCAAGCTGCGTACCGGTATCAAAGCATCAACTTATAAAAAACGGCCAATTTTAAAGTGGCTAAGTTTAAAGTTGAAACGCAACCTGGTAGGTAAGGAACATTTGGTTGACAGGTATTTAAAAGCTGTTAAGTTTTTAGGTGTGGTTAATGACGATAAGCCTATCGATTATTATATCAAAGCCCAACACGATATAACTAAATTACTACCGGTTAGTCATCAGCATGGCTATGTTGCTTTTGTAATAGGTGCAACACATTTTACGAAGCGGATGCCTAATTACAAGATCATTAGCATTTGCAGGCAGCTTAATTTACCTGTTTTGCTATTGGGCGGCAATGATGTAAAAGCAAATGGCGATGAAATAGCTACGGCAGTTGGTACTTCAGTTTATAATGTCTGCGGAATAACATCACTTGATGAATCGGTTTTCCTGGTATCGCGCGCAAAAAATGTAATTGGTTTTGATACAGGTCTCACACATATTGCCGAAGCGTTTAATGTGCCTATAGCCTCGGTTTGGGGTGGCACCACACCCGATCTGCTGGGGGTTTGGCCTTATAAAGTAAAAGAAACACTGATTGCCGGTATTGAACTATCCTGCCGTCCCTGCTCCAAATTCGGACTTGAAAAATGCCCGCTCGGACACTTTAAATGTATGAACGATATGCCAGAGGCCGATATTGTAAATTTCTCCAATCATCAATAG
- the rfaE2 gene encoding D-glycero-beta-D-manno-heptose 1-phosphate adenylyltransferase, with translation MRTGFEKTLLDKITDLQSLQTQIKNWQAEGKKVVFTNGVFDLLHIGHLTYLAKAAELGDKLVIGLNADSSVRRIKGPTRPVNDQNSRAALLAALFFVDAIVVFEEDTPLNLISSLLPDILVKGADYAVENIVGAKEVIANGGEVKTINFVEGYSSTSIIEKIRNQIS, from the coding sequence ATGAGGACCGGCTTCGAAAAAACCCTTCTTGATAAAATAACCGACCTGCAATCACTGCAAACTCAGATAAAAAACTGGCAGGCCGAAGGTAAAAAAGTAGTGTTTACCAATGGCGTTTTTGACCTGCTGCACATAGGCCATCTCACCTACCTGGCCAAAGCGGCTGAGCTTGGCGACAAGCTGGTGATTGGCCTTAATGCCGATAGCTCAGTAAGGCGCATCAAAGGCCCAACCCGCCCGGTGAATGATCAAAACAGCCGTGCAGCACTGTTGGCGGCATTGTTTTTTGTAGACGCTATTGTTGTTTTTGAAGAAGATACTCCGCTAAATCTGATCAGCTCACTTCTGCCCGATATCCTGGTAAAGGGAGCCGATTATGCAGTTGAAAATATTGTGGGCGCTAAAGAAGTAATAGCAAACGGAGGCGAGGTTAAAACCATTAATTTTGTTGAAGGATATTCATCCACCTCAATAATCGAAAAAATCAGGAACCAGATTTCCTGA
- a CDS encoding D-sedoheptulose 7-phosphate isomerase, with protein MNQKILNELKDHQDTLQRVIDTLSGNIEVACEMITSTIKNGNKVLLAGNGGSAADAQHIAAELTGRYVKDRQPLPGIALTVDTSALTSIANDYGYEHVFSRQLEAFARPGDLFIGISTSGNSPGILAAFESAKKLGIKTLGLSGRDGGKMTGLCELNIIVPSNITARIQEMHILIGHILCTAVDDLFD; from the coding sequence ATGAACCAAAAGATATTAAACGAACTTAAGGATCACCAGGATACGCTGCAAAGGGTAATCGACACGCTTAGTGGCAATATCGAGGTAGCCTGTGAGATGATCACCTCGACCATAAAAAACGGTAACAAAGTGTTACTGGCTGGTAACGGCGGCAGTGCTGCTGATGCTCAGCACATTGCAGCGGAGCTTACCGGCCGTTATGTGAAAGACCGTCAGCCTTTACCGGGTATTGCCTTAACAGTTGATACTTCGGCGCTTACTTCTATCGCTAACGATTATGGTTATGAACATGTGTTTTCGCGCCAGTTGGAGGCATTTGCCAGGCCGGGCGACTTGTTCATCGGCATTTCGACCAGTGGAAACAGTCCCGGGATCCTGGCGGCATTTGAGTCGGCTAAAAAACTGGGGATTAAAACCTTAGGCCTTTCTGGCAGGGATGGCGGTAAAATGACCGGACTTTGTGAACTGAACATCATTGTGCCATCAAACATTACCGCGCGCATCCAGGAAATGCATATCCTTATCGGGCATATCCTGTGTACCGCCGTTGATGACCTTTTTGATTAA
- the rfaE1 gene encoding D-glycero-beta-D-manno-heptose-7-phosphate kinase: MNLKDKVQSIQAAARKPAILVIGDLMVDHYIWGNATRLSPEAPVPIVNVKNETTTLGGAGNVVQNLVSLGAKVIVAGVIGNDQAAGELIKILTDEGVETDSIIKDSNRPTTVKTRVVVGSHQLVRVDREVTDEVSEPIANELISKLSGYIDNADMVLLSDYNKGLFSPFLTQGIIRAANAKGKKVIIDPKGLNYEKYKGAFIIKPNRKELSEAAKTEKINSIESLQQAAKVIFEQTGTQYIVVTLSEEGMVILSEEGYQSLPVKATEVFDVTGAGDTVLATMAYFMAGGLNIEDSCELANHAAAIVIRRVGSATTTVDEIIEDIIKGER; encoded by the coding sequence ATGAACCTAAAAGATAAAGTACAATCCATACAGGCAGCAGCTCGCAAACCGGCAATACTGGTAATTGGCGACCTGATGGTTGACCATTATATATGGGGAAATGCCACCCGCCTTTCGCCCGAGGCTCCTGTACCTATTGTAAATGTAAAAAACGAAACCACTACATTAGGTGGTGCCGGTAACGTGGTTCAAAACCTGGTATCATTAGGTGCAAAAGTTATTGTTGCCGGAGTAATCGGAAACGACCAGGCTGCGGGTGAACTGATCAAAATCCTGACTGACGAAGGCGTTGAAACGGACTCTATTATTAAAGATAGCAACCGCCCTACCACAGTAAAAACCCGCGTGGTTGTTGGCAGCCACCAACTGGTACGTGTTGACCGCGAAGTTACTGACGAAGTATCGGAGCCTATTGCCAATGAGCTTATTAGTAAGCTAAGCGGTTATATTGACAACGCAGATATGGTACTTTTATCTGATTATAACAAAGGGCTGTTTTCACCGTTTTTAACGCAAGGCATTATCAGGGCGGCGAATGCTAAAGGCAAAAAAGTAATCATCGACCCCAAAGGGCTTAATTACGAAAAATACAAAGGCGCTTTTATCATTAAGCCCAATCGCAAAGAATTGTCTGAAGCTGCTAAAACCGAGAAGATCAATTCGATAGAAAGCCTGCAGCAGGCCGCTAAAGTAATTTTTGAACAAACCGGGACCCAATATATAGTAGTTACCTTATCCGAAGAAGGCATGGTAATATTGAGCGAAGAGGGCTATCAAAGTTTACCCGTCAAGGCAACCGAAGTGTTTGATGTAACTGGTGCCGGCGATACTGTACTGGCCACAATGGCCTATTTTATGGCAGGAGGCTTAAATATTGAAGACTCATGCGAACTGGCTAACCATGCTGCTGCCATAGTGATCCGCCGTGTGGGCAGTGCAACAACTACTGTAGATGAGATTATTGAAGATATAATAAAAGGCGAAAGATAA